One genomic segment of Coffea arabica cultivar ET-39 chromosome 6e, Coffea Arabica ET-39 HiFi, whole genome shotgun sequence includes these proteins:
- the LOC140009351 gene encoding leucine-rich repeat receptor-like protein kinase PXC1, which produces MDLCPAFFSLLLLLIIHLSFFTTTASSSASSNDTAALTLFRSQTDLHGTLLSNWTLPPSSNATSTACTASWVGVKCTNGRVTALFLPSLNLRGPIDSLSSLDQLRLLDLHDNRLNGTISPLIRCLNLKLLYLSGNDISGEIPPDISSLRRLLRLDLSNNNLGGPIPSQFSNFSRILTINLQNNALSGTIPKSLVSLQELKNLNLSNNEFYGAVPRDLLKRYGENSFAGNEGLCGTSPLPPCSFTGKQPPSSSQTVPSNPSSLPATTAATFPTEKSKSHSRKKLGSGALVAIIVSTAVAALVIASFLIAYCCGRYSRDGSSLAGSESGKRRSSYSGGERRVYANNGGADSDGTTATDKSALVFFDRRKQFELEELLRASAEMLGKGSLGTVYKAVLDDGCTVAVKRLKDANPCARKEFEQYMDVIGKLKHPNIVKLRAYYYAKEEKLLVCDYMPNGSLHSLLHGNRGPGRIPLDWTTRISLVLGAARGLAKIHQEYATSRIPHGNVKSSNVLLDKNGVACISDFGLSLLLNPVHAIARLGGYKAPEQAEIKRLSQKADVYSFGVLLLEVLTGKAPSQYPSPSRPRLEEDDEEQPVDLPKWVRSVVRDEWTAEVFDQELLRYKNIEEELVSMLHVAMACVVPQPEKRPTMAEVTKLIEEIRVEPSPLGEDYDESRNSLSPSLANTEDGGVAGY; this is translated from the exons ATGGATCTTTGTCCTGCGTTCTTCTCacttctcctcctcctcatcatccatctttctttctttaccACCACCGCCTCCTCCTCCGCCTCCTCGAATGACACGGCGGCCCTCACTCTCTTCCGTTCCCAGACAGACCTCCACGGCACTCTCCTCTCCAACTGGACCCTCCCGCCCTCCTCCAACGCCACCTCCACCGCCTGCACCGCCTCTTGGGTTGGCGTCAAATGCACCAATGGCCGCGTAACCGCACTCTTCCTCCCTTCCCTCAACCTCCGAGGCCCCATCGACTCCCTCTCCTCCCTTGACCAGCTCCGCCTCCTCGACCTCCACGACAACCGCCTTAACGGCACCATCAGCCCTCTCATCCGCTGCCTCAACCTCAAGCTCCTCTATCTCTCCGGCAACGACATATCCGGCGAAATCCCACCAGATATCTCCTCCCTACGTCGCCTCCTCCGCCTCGACCTCTCCAACAACAACCTCGGGGGCCCCATTCCTTCCCAATTCTCCAATTTCTCCCGCATACTGACCATAAACCTCCAGAACAATGCCCTGTCTGGGACCATTCCTAAATCCCTCGTCTCCTTACAGGAACTCAAGAACTTGAACCTGTCGAATAACGAATTTTACGGAGCAGTTCCTCGGGACTTGCTCAAGAGATATGGTGAGAATAGTTTTGCTGGGAATGAAGGTCTTTGCGGAACTAGTCCTTTACCCCCCTGTTCATTCACTGGGAAGCAGCCACCATCTTCTTCGCAGACCGTGCCATCAAATCCTAGTTCGTTGCCAGCGACAACTGCCGCAACTTTTCCGACtgaaaaatcaaaaagtcaTTCGAGGAAAAAACTTGGTAGCGGAGCACTAGTTGCGATAATCGTGTCAACTGCTGTGGCTGCATTAGTGATCGCTTCCTTCCTGATAGCCTATTGTTGCGGGAGGTACTCGAGGGATGGCAGCTCACTGGCTGGGAGCGAGAGTGGGAAGAGGAGGAGTAGTTATTCCGGTGGTGAGAGGAGGGTTTATGCCAACAATGGCGGTGCAGATAGTGATGGAACCACGGCCACTGATAAGAGTGCGCTGGTTTTCTTCGACAGAAGGAAGCAATTTGAGCTGGAAGAACTGCTCCGGGCATCGGCTGAGATGCTGGGAAAAGGGAGTTTGGGAACCGTTTATAAGGCGGTCCTTGACGATGGCTGCACCGTGGCGGTGAAGAGGTTAAAGGATGCTAATCCTTGTGCAAGAAAGGAGTTTGAGCAGTACATGGATGTGATTGGGAAGCTTAAGCATCCAAACATTGTCAAGCTCAGGGCTTACTATTATGCCAAGGAGGAAAAATTGCTTGTTTGTGATTATATGCCTAATGGCAGCTTGCACTCTCTCCTTCATG GAAATCGCGGACCCGGGAGAATTCCGTTGGATTGGACGACAAGGATCAGCTTAGTGTTGGGAGCAGCTCGAGGGCTTGCCAAGATTCACCAAGAGTATGCAACCTCCCGAATCCCTCATGGGAATGTGAAATCATCGAATGTGTTACTTGATAAGAACGGCGTTGCTTGCATTTCTGACTTCGGGTTGTCACTCCTATTGAACCCTGTTCATGCCATAGCTAGACTGGGAGGGTACAAAGCACCCGAACAGGCAGAGATTAAGAGGTTATCCCAAAAGGCGGATGTTTACAGTTTTGGAGTATTGCTTTTAGAGGTTCTTACAGGTAAAGCTCCGTCGCAATACCCTTCACCAAGCCGTCCTCGCCTCGAGGAAGACGACGAAGAGCAGCCGGTGGACTTGCCCAAGTGGGTTCGGTCAGTGGTGAGGGATGAGTGGACAGCAGAAGTTTTTGATCAAGAACTGTTGAGGTACAAGAACATTGAGGAAGAATTAGTTTCAATGCTACATGTAGCAATGGCTTGTGTTGTTCCACAGCCGGAAAAGAGGCCCACGATGGCTGAAGTGACCAAACTGATAGAGGAGATCCGGGTGGAGCCATCTCCATTGGGTGAAGATTATGACGAATCCCGGAATTCCCTCTCGCCGTCGCTTGCAAATACTGAAGACGGTGGTGTGGCCGGCTATTGA